CGAATGCGGCTCGGTATCGGGAGTAGACGGAAGAGCTCATGGGGACCGCGCGGATACTAGACAAACCGAGGCGCCTTACGGCCACCTCTTGTTCGCTCGCGGTCCATTCCGTGACTCAGGGTATGGCCGGTGCCCGGCGGCTGGGCCGCACCACCGCCGCCACCGTGTCCAGCAGCTTCGGCAGCTGGAGCGGCTTCTCGAAGAAGCCGTCGATGCGCTCCAGCCCCTGGCCCGAGGTGAGGGACGCCACCTCGCTGGCCCCCGAGATGATGTACACGACGATGTCCGCCAGCGACTCGGTGCTCCGGATGAAGCGCAGCACCGACTGGCCGTCCTCCTCGCTGAGCCGCAGGTCCAGCAGGACCATGGCCGGACGGATGTGGGAGAGGATGGAGCGCGCCTCGGAGGCCCCCGAGGTGGCCATCACCCGGTAGCCCTCCTGCTCCAGCACCTGCTGGAGGACCTCGCGGCAGTCGGCGTCGTCCTCCACCAGGAGGATGCCGCCCGACTTGGGCGCCGCCTGCGCCATCTCCGGCGCGCTGACGGCCCCGGCGAACATGGGCAGCACCATCTGGAAGGTGCTCCCCTCGCCGAGCACGCTGGAGGCATCCATGCGCCCGCCGTGCAGGGCGACGATCTTGCCCACCAGCGGCAGGCCCAGGCCGGCGCCCGGGGGACGTGGCATGCCCGGCGTCGCGCGGTAGAAGGCGTCGAAGACGTGCTCCAGCGCCTCGGCGGACATGCCGGGGCCGCTGTCCTTCACCGTCAGCGCGGCGAGCCCGTCCTCGGAGGACACGCGCACCTCCACGGTGTCGTCCGCCTCGCTGTGGTGGATGCCGTTCTCCACGAGGTTGTGGATGGCCTCGGCGATGCGCTCGCGGTCTCCCCGGACGAAGACCTCGGGGCAGGGCGGAATCACCACGCGCACCTTGCAGTGCTCGGCGAGGGCGCCCAGCGCGCGCACGACTTCCTCGGCCACGGCCTTGAGCCCGAAGGGGCGCTGGTTGAGCTGCATCTTCCCGGACTGGAGCCGGGACATGAGCAGCAAATCGTTCACCATGCGCAGCATGCGGTCCGAGTTCCGGTCGCAGATCTGCACCGCGCGGCGCTGGGAGTCCGTCAGGGGCCCCAGCTTCTCGCGCCCCATCATGGCCAGGTAGGACTTGATGGTGGTGAGCGGGTTCTTCAGGTCATGAGAGACGTTGCCGAGCAGCTCCTCGCGGTTCTGCTCGAGGCTCTTGAGGCCGGCGATGGCCGTCTGGAGGTCCTTGTTGCGGCGGGCGCTGTCATCGCGCAGGCGCGCCACCTCGTAGGCGGCGGTGAGCTGGGCGGCCAGCGACTCGAGCAGCGTGTCGGACGGCTCCCGGCGCGCGCCCAGCACCACCAGCACGCCGGTGACGCCGTGGGGGCTCTCCAGGGGGACGGCGACGGTGTCGCCCTCGCGCAGCAGCTCCTTCTGGGCGAACGCGCGGCCCACCACGCCCTCGCCCGGGACGGCGGCGGTGACGCGGTCGTCGTAGCGGCCGCGCACGTGCTCGACATGGAGCTGCTCCCGCGACGGGAAGTGCCGGGCGACGTAGCAGACCTTCGGCTTCAGCAGCGTGTGGATGGTCTGCAGGTGGGAGCGCAGGGCCTCGGTGGGCCCCGCGTTGTCCGTCAGGTGGCGCGCCATTTCCAGCAGGGCGCGGTTGGCGGTATCGGCGTCCACCGGAGGAGCGGGCTTGGCCGGACGACGGGAGGGCTTCTTCGCGATGGGACGCAGCGGCACGACTTCGGCCAGCGGCCCCTTCTTCTTCGAGCGCACGTTGGAATCCTGCTTCAAGTTCCGCGCGCGAGGGAACGGCCCCGGCTGGCGGGGCCATCCAAAGGACAGTGGCCGTGTCGTCTGCCCGACAGCCCGGCTCTCAGACCCGGCGCTGGACGCGGCCGTCCTGGGCGAGGACGTAGGGCTCCACCAGCAGCGGCTCCACCTTCTCGCGGTAGCCGTCCACGGAGAAGCCGCCCTCGACGAGGGCGGCCAGGGCGGAGGTGCGCACCCGGCGGGCCGTCTCGTCGGCGGTGAGCAGCTTCAGCATGGCCTCGCGTGCCGGCTCGTACTTGAAGGCGCCGAGCGCCTTGAGGGCGGCGATCTTCACGTCGTCCTGCATGTCCTCCAGGAAGGGCACCACGACGGGCGGAATCCGCGGGTCCTGCTTGTCGGTGACGTGGTGGAGGAGGACGACCTTCTTCTCCGGGTTGCGCGTGTAGTGGGCAGCCAGGTGCCGGAGCGCCTCCACGCAGGCGCCGATGACCTCTTCCTCCGTCTGCAGCTCGCCCAGCAGGCGCAGCGCCCAGGAGGCGGCGGACTCGCTGGTGCGGAGGAAGTCGAGGATGGGGGGCACGGCGTCCTTGCCGAAGCTCTTGATGAGCTCGAAGGTGTGCTCCTTCTCGTCCGCGTCCGTGGTGAGCGGGTCCACGGTGATGGTGAACCGGCTGAGCAGGACGGAGACGGCCTCGGGGTACTTCATCTCCCCGAGCTGCTGGATGGCCTTCTGCCGCGTGGCGGGGTCTCCGTACTTCTGGGTCACCTTGGGCTTGAGCTTGAGGGCTTTGTCGGGGCCCGAACCGCCCGTGAAGATGTCTAGAAGGCCCATGTGCGCGTCTACTCCGTTTCCCGCGGAAGCGTGGCTGTAGGAGGCGCCGTCTATGACGGGGCGGCGCCCGGGACAAGAGACAAGAGGGTCAGAGCGTCAGCTCACGGCGGACGTCACCCCGGTAGGCGCGTGAAAGGGCCTCGGCCGCGGCCCGGGCCTCCTCGGTCGCCTCCTCGGGGACCTTGACCTGGAGGTGGAGATAGAGGTCGCCCGGCGCGCCGCCCTTGAGGGACGGCACCCCGCGCCCCTTGAGGCGCATGCGGCGGCCGGACTGAGAGTTCGGGGGCACCTTCACCGTCACCTCCCCCTGGAAGGTAGGGACGCGCACGTCCGCGCCGAGCAGCGCCTCCGACACGGTGACCGGCAGGTCGATGTGCAGGTCGTCCGCCTCGCGGCGCACCAGCGGGTGCTCGGCCACGTCCGTCTCGATGTAGAGGTCTCCCGGCGGCCCACCCCGGGGGCCGGCCGCTCCCTGCCCGGGCAGGCGCACCTTGGAGCCTGTCTGCACGCCGGCCGGAATCTTCACTGTCAGCCGGGTCGACTCGTCCTTGATGCCCGCGCCGCCGCACTGGGGGCAGGACTCCATGGCCTTTCCCGTGCCCTGGCAGTTGGGACACACGCCGCTGCCGCCGAAGATGCTGGCGCGCCGGGGGCGGCCGGTGCCGCCGCAGGTGGGGCAGGTGCCCATGCGGCCGGAGTCACCGCGTCCGCTGCAGGCCGAGCAGCGCCCGGGCCGGGTGATGGAGAGCGTCCGCTCGGTGCCGGAGACGGCCTCGGCCAGGGTGAGCTGGATGCGGGCCGTCAGGTCCTCGCCTCGCTCCGGGCCATTGCTCGCCGCGCCGCGCCGGCCGAACATGTCCGCGCCGCCGAAGCCGCCAGCGCCGCCCGCTCGGCCGCCGAACAGGTCGCTGAAGAGGTCGCCCAGGTCGAACCCCTCGGCACCGTAGGGGATGCCGCCCGCGCCGCCGCTCGA
The nucleotide sequence above comes from Pyxidicoccus xibeiensis. Encoded proteins:
- a CDS encoding ATP-binding protein, with product MRSKKKGPLAEVVPLRPIAKKPSRRPAKPAPPVDADTANRALLEMARHLTDNAGPTEALRSHLQTIHTLLKPKVCYVARHFPSREQLHVEHVRGRYDDRVTAAVPGEGVVGRAFAQKELLREGDTVAVPLESPHGVTGVLVVLGARREPSDTLLESLAAQLTAAYEVARLRDDSARRNKDLQTAIAGLKSLEQNREELLGNVSHDLKNPLTTIKSYLAMMGREKLGPLTDSQRRAVQICDRNSDRMLRMVNDLLLMSRLQSGKMQLNQRPFGLKAVAEEVVRALGALAEHCKVRVVIPPCPEVFVRGDRERIAEAIHNLVENGIHHSEADDTVEVRVSSEDGLAALTVKDSGPGMSAEALEHVFDAFYRATPGMPRPPGAGLGLPLVGKIVALHGGRMDASSVLGEGSTFQMVLPMFAGAVSAPEMAQAAPKSGGILLVEDDADCREVLQQVLEQEGYRVMATSGASEARSILSHIRPAMVLLDLRLSEEDGQSVLRFIRSTESLADIVVYIISGASEVASLTSGQGLERIDGFFEKPLQLPKLLDTVAAVVRPSRRAPAIP
- a CDS encoding DnaJ C-terminal domain-containing protein; the protein is MAEDYYQILGVDRTASPEDVKKAYRKLARQYHPDVNPGNKAAEEKFKRLGSAFEVLSDPKKRKLYDEFGPDAERIGFDEKKAEAYRAYKSAASSGGAGGIPYGAEGFDLGDLFSDLFGGRAGGAGGFGGADMFGRRGAASNGPERGEDLTARIQLTLAEAVSGTERTLSITRPGRCSACSGRGDSGRMGTCPTCGGTGRPRRASIFGGSGVCPNCQGTGKAMESCPQCGGAGIKDESTRLTVKIPAGVQTGSKVRLPGQGAAGPRGGPPGDLYIETDVAEHPLVRREADDLHIDLPVTVSEALLGADVRVPTFQGEVTVKVPPNSQSGRRMRLKGRGVPSLKGGAPGDLYLHLQVKVPEEATEEARAAAEALSRAYRGDVRRELTL
- a CDS encoding HEAT repeat domain-containing protein — protein: MGLLDIFTGGSGPDKALKLKPKVTQKYGDPATRQKAIQQLGEMKYPEAVSVLLSRFTITVDPLTTDADEKEHTFELIKSFGKDAVPPILDFLRTSESAASWALRLLGELQTEEEVIGACVEALRHLAAHYTRNPEKKVVLLHHVTDKQDPRIPPVVVPFLEDMQDDVKIAALKALGAFKYEPAREAMLKLLTADETARRVRTSALAALVEGGFSVDGYREKVEPLLVEPYVLAQDGRVQRRV